The segment ACAGATTAAAGTTCACTTCATTCAGGGTAAGAAGGCTTCTAGGTGCCACTTGTAAATGCTTATCCACTTTGTTTTACCCTGTTATTGGATGTGTAATAATGTAAGTATTGAGCAGGAAGTGTCACTGCAGTGTATGATGTGAACACTGCACAAATTAGAGGAAATCCCTTAGAAGCAGTGTGTAACCCCAAAAATGTCTAGAGTAATGACTGCCATACTTGAAAACTTTCATGACGTAGAATGTGAAAGTTCCATTTTGGCTGTACTACATGCAGTACATACTGCATATTAAAGGCAGTCTCTCACTGAATAAGTGGCATCtcgaaataatgctcgtttctttAAAATGACTTTGTCCACTTCTCGCTCTCCCTCTCGCAGCCCGAAAGGAGAAAATTATTCGTCCGTTGCCTCTCAAAGGACATCAGTGATGCGGACCTGAAGGAGTACTTCTCAGACTACGGTGATGTGACAGAAGTGTACCTCCCCAGCCCTCATAGAGGATTTGCGTTTGTGACGTTCGAAGATGGCGACATTGCGCAGGAATTGAAGGGCAGAGATCACATTATAAAGGTATTGTACTTACAGTAGTCTGTTCTTTACAGTCAAAAATATTATTACTAATATGGTGACAGATCTGTAGCAATCTTTATGTTTTAATTAAGACTATAGGTTGATTGGAAAAAAAGGATAAATGGATGACCTGACGGCtggggcgtgggggggggggcacatcacaaacttgtttgttgttgttgcactACAGTGGTTACCTTTTAGATCTGCCCTCCTCTGATATCCATTCCAGACTGCTGCCCTCATTCTCGTACCTAAGTGTCCAGACATTTTCATTAGTTGGTAAAATCATGGACTATGACTCATGTGGCATCAGTGAAAACATAGCCAAACAGCACCTTCAAAACTCATGTCAATGTCCTTCTCAAATAACCTTTGCCTTGCCTTTGAATAATAAGAGACTGGTTGGCATCTCGACAGTTTCCTCCAGTTTGCGTTGACCTATGGTACTGGTAAAAATGCCTAGGGGGGCCCCTCGGTAGTTTTTATCTTGGATAACATTTTGTAATCAAATATCTGCCCTGGAGAGGGAAATAAAGATTTTCATCTGTTATTAGTAAACAAAATCGTGAACTTTGTAAGGGTTATAATAAAGAATGTGTATAATTTAGTAGTTAATAATTGTTAAGATAGGTAAATAATTTATATAGAGTCTGTGTCTAAATAAACATGTCCCGTACAAATTTACATCATATTTTTATCTGAGAGTAACATGTGATTACCAACTAGTAGTAGGTTATTACTCTGTCGGAGTGTATTACAGACCGCTAATTGCTTCATTCTTGTTGTGGCGTCACTGATTGTATGCTATATTTAGACCACCAGATACATGCGATAAATTAAGGTGATGCAATATGCCTGACAGTTAGGCTTGTCCTTACTATCACTAATGGTAGGTTAGGCCTACGAAAAATTGCTTGCATAATATCATACTACTGCCTCAAGACAAGGACATTTTCTGCAAGGAGCATTGTTTAAGACATTATTAGTCTTCAAGACACGTCTAACAAGTGTATTGAGATTCTGCAGCATCGCTACTCTAGGTTCTCTCGCTCATCCCTGCTTTAAATTCTCTCGCTCTTGTTCGGTTCAATTGTTAACCAGTTTGTACTGTTGGTGAAGTCTCTTGGGACTACTTGTTGAGTGAAGCATGTCCCCTTTAAGTACTTTCTTTCTCTCATCAGGGTCACCATGTTCAGTTGAACGATGCAGAACCAAAGGGAAAGAACCGGAACCAGTGGGAAGGAGGGGCGGAAGGATTCACTGGCTCTGGACCGGGAAGCTCAGGTGATCGAGGTGAGAATAGTGTGATGCTTCCCAGACTGTGAGACTCCGCACAAAGATGGGTCCTCACAGGGTCCTCACCCTCTAATGGTGGGCCTGTGAGCAGTGTGGcgtaaaacaaatattgattggTTAACATTGTTTCCAAAAGAATCATCTAACAGTTAACTGGGCCCTATCACTGGATGATCTGTTTCCCaagttttgataaatgtttTTTATGTAATCGTGCCATTGTTTACAAGCTTTTAATCAATATATACAATCAATTCCAAGCTGTGGGCAATGAATGTACAGATTCCTCATCATCCATAAGGGAGTATACATTCAGTGATTTCAGGCCTTAAAAACTAGTTTAGGAACACCAACAGATTAGTGCCAAAAGGTTGGGAAACAGGGTGTCAGTGATTAAGGAACAatccatatttattttattaaatcaCACTATGGGTCACCAGAATGGGTCACCCAAAAGTTCGGGCGTTGGACAGACCAAATCGTCATATGTTTTACCGATTTTTCGCTAAAGAAGTTTTCCTCCTAATTAGTAATGACCATATTTTCCTTTCCAATATTTTAGCACCATTCAGTGGGAGAGGCGACAGAGAATACCGAGATTTCAGAGGCAGAGACTTCCATGACGACCGAGATAGGGGAGGCAGACCTCAGGGACGATTCGGTCGAGACAACCGTGAGAACATGGGAAACATGGGGAACCAACTACCCATGGCACTCGCGGCAGCCCTCAACCAGGCCGGATGGGGTATGCTCCTGCAGGGTATGCAGGGACAGGGTGGCCCCGGCGGACACGGCAACCAGGCGGGGCCGAACAACGGCGCGACTGGGGGAACGTCCGGAAACCAACCGCCGGCCATGGGAGGTAACACGGACGGGTTGGGTGGTGGATACGGCAGCCCTCATGGTATGGCGTGGAGCCAAGGAAATCAAGCAGGAGGAGGCGCCGGCGATAACGCAGCTGGTTACTTTGGTAACCAAGCCAAAGGGAGTTGGTAGATAAAGGCAAACGAGGGCAGTATTTCTCCCATTTCCCAACACAGATACCACAGTGAACATTGTGTATATAGTTACATGCAGGTGAAAGCCTATAAAAGTGCCATTGCAAATCAAATTTTGTTCATTGTTATTCAAATAATGTTGCAGCATTCAGATTTGTgataccaaaaaaaagaagaatttttgTTACAGTAAATGttgttgtaataaataaattaatttgtcataaccaaaaaaaagaaactgtGTTTAGCCATGAGTAATGATTGGGTTGACACTTTTAATAACCATCTTTTGAATTCTTTGCCGATGGCAGGCCTGCATAGGGTGTTTAGTTTGCATGCCAACTCTAGGCTTTGGAACACTTTGGTCGTCTGGAATATCAAATtatcaccccccaaaaaagaaggaaaacagTTAGTACCGTTAAGTTCTATTGATGTTAGTGTACAAAGAAACAGATGCGTACTTAGGAGaactttttcaagtttcctGAAAGTTAGGACAGATGGGAATGGTGCTGTTGATGGGGAAATGTTCTAGTTATTACATTAGCAGTTTTACCTAAGCCTtaataatgaataaaacaaaatgcctGGAATGCAGTTATTTTTACTATCGCTGAGCAGTTACAGAAGTAGGCCCCACAGTATGTGAGAGATGCTCTGTGGCTTGTAGCCTACACTTTGTTGGTGGCTGAAATaagtttgggggtgggggaaggattGATTtgtgaagtggggggggggcaggacaGGATTTCTAGATATCGTTTCTGCATAACAGCGAACTTTAACATGTGATGCCTTGTGGAAgtgtaaaatttgaaatattttttaagaagaaatttcaaaaatctttcttttttggggAGGTGACTTGAAGGccaaaaaaataatttcagatttcaGTTGTTGTGACAGTTGTCTCCGTTACATCTgtaaaatctcacaaaataaaCAACTGGTGTCTTTCACATTATCTCAAAAGATTTCCCCTAAGAAAATGTTGATTATTTTGCTGACCTACAGATTATCAGTTTAATATGTTCAGGCATGTTCCCCTTGGATTCGTTTATAATGGTTCACTGTTTTGCAAAAATCTTTACTGTGAAATCTGTGCTAAAtatggttttaaaaaaaagttgttgaCGATCGTTAGGAGTAAAATCCTGAGATGAAATGTAACCTGAATACCGAGAATCTGAGACATAGGTCGATTGGAGAGACGGATTAAACCTTGTGTAATTGCGGATTAATTTGGATCAAATCTGTTAGAAAAGGATTAGCTGGTTTGTGTAATGAGTGTGGCATGTCACTTCAAATTTTAATGAGTGTGAAATAAAAAGTTTTGTCATTCCTAGACTGATGTAAATTaggaaacaatttttaatttgaaatttctATAAAGATTTTGTTGTTTGCACGAGACTGAAATTCCTTGACACATTTTGGTTTTCAGTTATGATAAGTgacattgtacagtacatgtgttcTACATTGCACACTGTAGTTATAACttggaaaatttgttaaatatttaaccttttctcaattttgtttctgtgtgtgtgcatgtttcTTTTTAATTGTTTCTTTGGGACTGAAAGAAAGAACCCAAGTAAGtgatgtgtgtttttttttttcacaacagcATCTGCATAAAAAAGTGGTTGGGGAGAAGGGAGGGTTGGGGGCGGGGGGTAATAAAATGGAAGGTAACGTACTGCTATGTGGTAATTAGGGGTAAGACACTATCTAGAGAGGAACACATGAGAAAGCTGTTCTGTTCTTAAAAAAAGTGTGAATTTCAAGAGCTTTCTCAGTTGGAAATTTTGGCTTATACAACAGTTAAATTACGTTCAAGCCCATCATGTACCCTTCCCATtttcctaccccctcccccaccctaccccGACGCCCCACCCTGCTTGATATTTAGGCCTTGGAGTTTGTTGTCATGTTTATGTGTGAAGTGCTAGACTGACTTTTGTATTTAAATGCAAAGGAATGGAAGTGAGTGCTGTCTTGAGTGAAGTATGGCAATGAAAGACTTGATGCCTAATGGGTGATTTGTtatggaaaatatttttaaaatctgAGCCGAGGTAGTGTGAGTAATTATTAGTTTAAAGTATGGCTTTTGTATCCACTTTCTTTGTATaatcatcaataaaaaaaattgtaaagttGAATTGAATGAGTCTCTTTGATCATTTATTTATCTGgatttttgcttttattttgttaaaggATGAAAAGGCAACTTCTTTGTGAAACTGTGGAGCATCAGTGGAGTGTAAAAGACTTCTCagatggggaaggggggtgggggttggttCCAAATTCCGAATTCATTAGCAAGGGAACATGTACATCTTGTTCAACTAGGCATGACACGCACACATTCTTGACTGAATGATGTGAAACATCGCACGCTTTCCCGTTAGATTGAGTAAATTGTCTGAACATTCTTACACCAAACATAATCAAAGTTGTTTTACTCACCTGCGCATGCCCACCACCAAAAAACAATATTGAAACATCTGATCAAGTTACATACAGCCTAAaccgatgcacatgttaaataTCAAGAACATAAACTTTGCTGTTCTGACAGTAATTAAGTTCATGCTTTCGACGAGAATTGAGAAATTACACTGAGTGACATATTTGGCTGTCCAACCAATCGGAAATTTATTTCTTAATGACATCTTCTTATAGAATGTCACGTCACGACGAATCTTGATTTATATGAAGATATCGTGTTACTACCGTATAATGACAATGAATTGTAAGAAGTAGGTCTTGCCTTAAAAGGAAAACGCTACGGTATATTATGGCATATATGTATCAAACTGAGAGGTGAGATGTGTAGGCCTGCATGTCTAATGAAGTTATAGTATTCGGAGGGATTTGTGTAACGAATATCGCAGCCAGAAAATGAGTTCATATGTCCGTTGGACCCTATATAGAAAAGGGAGATGCATAGGCCTATTGGTCTACTCTTTATGCTATTGTCgaatattatttaatatgcGATAACTTCATGCGATAAATATAGTAATTATTAAATACTTGGTTAACTTAGATTACAAGATCAATAACCCGCAAATATTAATTAGAGCAGCCAGATTTTGTAACCGCGTGTAGTCCAACTTTCACACATTTAGAAAGCTGTATTCAATTAGTTAACGAAGAACCCACTTTCACATTCCTTAgttcgaccccccccccccccctctctgtACAGTATGGAAGATATTGCACATATATAAAGGTGCTGTATGTAGAATGGTGCAATATATTGCAACTTAAATGcttatacacacatacatgtgcacacacacatatataaatatatatttatgtatgtatatatatcatcatcacATCATAGGTATGTCTGTGTATATACAGAAGATAATATGAATTCAAAATTCTTCACTGACGTCATTGCGAGGTGTTCAAGCACTTTGCATGCAGGGAAGTTGAATTATTGTCCAATTTCAGATTCATCTGATCGTGATGTGTTTATAATCATTAAACTGGTATTACATGCGTCCTATTCTTCTTCTTACTTATAGAATCAGGTTTCTACCCGGTATCAAGCTGTAACTCTTTATcgatttaaaaagaaaaaaatcagtcaGATCTTAAAGCCTTCGCTTGGACGCACTTTTGACAGAGCGTTACGACGTATATATCCACAGTATCGTTAAATTTATACCCACTATTGACACTAAGCCGATGAAACTTTACACTTTATGCCATCCAAGTAGTTGGTATAACACAATTCTTGAAGAGCTTGGGGCTGGATCAAGGAGAATAAGGATAGAATAGTCTTTCAACCGAAGCTGACATTTTATACAGTTGTGACAGATAAGGAGCACTGACCCTCAGGACGAAAATACGGTAGCCAACAAGTGAGTGAGAATAGTAGGGGGGTTGGCGGGgacgaatatttttttcccaaactgaactgacactgaaattatttcctcgattctgattggctctcagcgagcacgtgatatactttagtattcaacattgatccctccatactctgtcgataccagtatgatcaacacgaactaattcaagatattcacattagcaactttccagaacttttgtaggtatatatgaacgaaagtatatagtgttcttaacacaatgaagcaactatttccaactactgcgcccattataggcagtcctcgatcgtttgtttactcgcttgactccgctctacacaacacatgtaatgtagcctgTTGTACCAGgagcaactccctggttgtactgtgtatagtatataacaCAATAACACACAGTGCAtttttaattgtatacatgtagccgatgtacatatgtacgaggtgtttgtgtacattcggagttgcgatacttttacgatagttttataatcataaattcaaaatgttttcagtcaatgaatcatgataggcctagtcgaatatgcagtggccatgaagacggcGATCGAGTGTGtgccagccagtgagtgtacacaaggcatttgacgatatgtctgtgtcttttgacttgttaactagttgtaaaaagccttataacctatacgtacggAAATATATTGGCTCGCttagagccaatcagaatcgaggaaataatttcagtgtcagttcagtttgggaaaaaatattcgcggGCCGGGGCGGGAGAAGGTTGACATGAAACACCGCTGAAGTATTTCACATATCGAGTACAGGTTAAGGATAATTATAATAAAGCAGATGTAAGCTAACATGATTATGACCCAACTTGTGATATTATATTATAGTAAAGGTTTTTAAACAAAAGTCACAAGAGATCAAACCTAGTGACATGTACATGATCTCAAAGGTTGTAGGAGgctgagaggagggggggggggggagtttcaAATATCCACCTGAAAATTTAGGTAGGTGCATGAATCATCGTCCAGGGTGAGCGGTATAATATTTCCCGACTAAATGCAAAAGATTTCCCGATTAGACCATCTACACCCCTGACCGACGATGGGGGTGTGGGACCATGGTCACGGCTCCTCCTTTGAGCACTTCACTGATGAAGTCTGGTACGAGCGAACCAGTGCGAGATATCGTTGATgtacttgttttcattttcgcgttccatacaccTGATCTTCAACTCAACTTAAGGGTGTGATCTAACAAAAACCAATTTTCCAAAAGATATAAAGTCGGCATAAAATTTGATTCGCACTTATATCAGTCAAAATAATCACTGCGACGAATTTTTGCATAATCTGCGAAACATACGGCCTTCTCGGCGACCTTCTTTTTCAAACAACAGAAAAATACGCGCTAGTTCAGCTAGCTACGATAAAGTAAACATTTCCAGAccttgttttccttttcttcagtTCAGTTCAGCTTCATTCGCTCTCTCCCTTGCATGGCTTCTTGCTCCTTGGCCATAACCCTCACACTCGAACAATCTGTCCTCGATCAATGTGTCACAACTGCTTTACTATAGATTTACAAGGACCATAAATTAGCGGGAAATACGAATGGCCTTTCATGTTCCATCTCAGCTATCACATAAAATGTACTATATATGTTCTTCTTTCCAAACTATCCTGATACTATTGACGCCAACTCGAACACTTATGACGTCATATCGACGAATTAGTAAACTATGCGGGTATAAGGTGAATTATATTGTATGCCTTTAGATACTTGGGCTATGCTTTCATTCTGTAGTTAGATTCTCCCTCATGATTATATAGCGTATGGATGGCATTCACGGAGAATATGTTTCTCTCTCTCACTTGTTTCTGTCTCGTTTGCCCAAGTTTTAAACTGATTACGAGTTGTTACAGGCCCGGCTTGGGGACGAGAGTACTCCACCCTCATTCCCTGGATGCACATTTCTTCGTTGGGGTCTTCAATTTATCAAGACTTACTCAAGTCGGAGTTATAATAATTGTTTATCACATATCACCGACGAGGTATGTGAGTTAAGGCTGATTGAAGGAAGGACAAAGTCAAGTGCGAGGAAGGGGGCAGGAGGTGTTCGCCCGTGATCCCCTTCTTCAATCGAAAATACCAAAATTTATAAACTTTGGCCTTTTTGatgcattttgaaatattttgttgcgAATTGTTTGGATGTGATCCTTGGATACTCCTAATACGAACAATAATATAATGTAACCCGGATATCCTTGTGTGTATAAATAAACCGTGAAAGTAAACAATCAAAGTAACACAGtgacccctcctcctcccaatatt is part of the Apostichopus japonicus isolate 1M-3 chromosome 11, ASM3797524v1, whole genome shotgun sequence genome and harbors:
- the LOC139975508 gene encoding TAR DNA-binding protein 43-like isoform X2, whose translation is MIEVKMEFIRVAEDQNDQEPIELPVEDDGTILLSTVTGQFPGACGLKYRTDRGSWRGVRLADERLHFTGAAWIDTVYCVVYPKGTTGSENKRKGEESSGNPAGKTRRLDVKKNQDLVVLGLPWKTTEEELKTYFEQYGEVVFSEIKFDRLTGKSKGFGFVRFAEAETGKQVMVKKHIIQGRTCEVKVPDSRPERRKLFVRCLSKDISDADLKEYFSDYGDVTEVYLPSPHRGFAFVTFEDGDIAQELKGRDHIIKGHHVQLNDAEPKGKNRNQWEGGAEGFTGSGPGSSGDRAPFSGRGDREYRDFRGRDFHDDRDRGGRPQGRFGRDNRENMGNMGNQLPMALAAALNQAGWGMLLQGMQGQGGPGGHGNQAGPNNGATGGTSGNQPPAMGGNTDGLGGGYGSPHGMAWSQGNQAGGGAGDNAAGYFGNQAKGSW